One stretch of Candidatus Effluviviaceae Genus I sp. DNA includes these proteins:
- the ftsY gene encoding signal recognition particle-docking protein FtsY, translating to MSRFSRLLDGLAKTRRAIESGLRAAFASGRLDEQALLGLEETLLAADVGAEMSTQMIEALRLAHAAGGADEGAARALLAREIETTLTAARRTTEPPEPARPRVVMVVGVNGVGKTTTIGKLAARHTASGRSVVLAAADTFRAAAGEQLSVWAQRSGAHFVGGQPGGDPAAVAFDALSAAATRGADVLIVDTAGRLHTRSNLLAELQKVKRVLARKMPGAPHDVLLVLDANTGQNALEQARQFDDALGLSGIVLAKLDGTARGGIVVAIAKALGLSVTMVGTGESVEDLEEFDARAFARGLVGLPDEGPPQAP from the coding sequence ATGAGCCGGTTCTCGAGGCTGCTTGACGGCCTTGCGAAGACCCGACGGGCGATCGAGAGCGGCCTGCGCGCGGCCTTCGCGTCGGGGCGCCTGGACGAGCAGGCCCTCCTCGGACTCGAAGAGACGCTCCTTGCGGCGGACGTCGGCGCCGAGATGTCGACGCAGATGATCGAGGCGCTCCGTCTGGCGCACGCCGCCGGCGGCGCCGACGAGGGCGCGGCGAGAGCGTTGCTCGCCCGGGAGATCGAGACCACCCTGACGGCGGCGCGGCGGACCACCGAGCCGCCGGAGCCCGCGAGGCCGCGGGTCGTCATGGTCGTCGGCGTCAACGGCGTCGGCAAGACCACGACCATCGGCAAGCTCGCGGCGCGGCACACGGCCTCGGGCAGGAGCGTGGTGCTGGCGGCAGCGGACACGTTTCGGGCGGCGGCCGGCGAGCAGCTCTCGGTGTGGGCGCAGCGAAGCGGGGCGCACTTCGTCGGCGGTCAGCCGGGGGGCGATCCCGCCGCGGTGGCCTTCGACGCGCTGAGCGCCGCCGCGACGCGTGGCGCGGACGTGCTCATCGTCGACACCGCCGGTCGGCTGCACACCCGGTCGAACCTCCTTGCGGAGCTTCAGAAGGTCAAGCGCGTCCTCGCGCGGAAGATGCCGGGCGCCCCGCACGACGTCCTCCTCGTGCTGGACGCGAACACGGGACAGAACGCGCTCGAGCAGGCCAGGCAGTTCGACGATGCCCTGGGACTCTCGGGGATCGTCCTCGCGAAGCTCGACGGCACGGCGCGGGGGGGCATCGTCGTCGCCATCGCCAAGGCGCTCGGCCTGTCCGTGACGATGGTCGGCACGGGGGAGAGCGTGGAGGACCTCGAGGAGTTCGACGCGAGGGCGTTCGCCAGAGGCCTCGTGGGGCTGCCGGACGAGGGGCCTCCTCAGGCGCCTTGA
- a CDS encoding SPOR domain-containing protein produces the protein MEHDRNSPASGADASDELVSPGLCVAVLAAELAWEDGGPVRVRAEADEQAPSWTTPLSEHLGAGPGAVVGVTAKEPMLAAAVAVKLAVGVADGGRRVVIADGSLHAPAIAKPLEGDGDEGLVDSVLFGVSTAVTARRTLAPGVSVMTSGSVPVLAEDVFRADAFETTVRGFAQDVTVFLALPAVFLAGAGRVLSHLVVAGTTADEMRSVAEQARSAGTEARRTVGVLVSRPRPLRPAGVAPQAELPRRETIATEPVSESAVEEQPAPTPQPPVPPADDAGAATPAAPVWQPRRSPMRTAAGPAAGAETRQRRRSSATVPATVAVLVLGAVAVAWWLGTSRSPQPPARTAGPTGAGERPAAEVPVEVAGGTGLDAEPAPVGGQGTEGQPPAPAPRETAAAVPAAPPTAAGPGGPYVIFVSSHRSQSAAEADAGALAARGIPSAVVRAEVGDRGAWYRVRVAGGYPTLAAARDGLESVRRLAYEGAWIERAPESD, from the coding sequence ATGGAGCATGACAGGAACTCGCCCGCGTCCGGCGCCGACGCGTCGGACGAGCTCGTCTCCCCGGGCCTGTGCGTCGCGGTGCTTGCCGCCGAGCTGGCCTGGGAGGACGGCGGTCCCGTGCGCGTTCGCGCGGAGGCCGACGAGCAGGCGCCCTCGTGGACGACGCCGCTTTCGGAGCATCTGGGCGCGGGCCCGGGCGCCGTCGTGGGCGTCACCGCGAAGGAACCCATGCTGGCGGCGGCCGTCGCGGTGAAGCTCGCCGTCGGCGTGGCGGACGGCGGACGGCGCGTCGTGATCGCGGACGGCAGCCTGCACGCTCCGGCCATCGCGAAGCCGCTTGAGGGCGACGGGGACGAGGGGCTGGTCGATTCGGTGCTGTTCGGCGTGTCAACGGCCGTCACGGCGCGCAGGACGCTGGCGCCGGGCGTGAGCGTGATGACCTCCGGGTCCGTTCCCGTCCTGGCCGAGGATGTCTTCCGGGCGGACGCGTTCGAAACCACCGTGAGGGGCTTCGCTCAGGACGTCACGGTGTTCCTCGCGCTGCCAGCGGTCTTCCTCGCCGGCGCGGGGCGTGTGCTGTCGCATCTCGTCGTGGCCGGCACCACCGCTGACGAGATGCGGTCCGTCGCGGAGCAGGCGCGGTCCGCCGGCACGGAGGCGCGGCGGACGGTCGGTGTGCTCGTCTCCAGACCGAGGCCGCTTCGTCCCGCGGGCGTGGCGCCGCAGGCCGAGCTGCCGAGGAGAGAGACCATCGCCACGGAACCCGTCAGCGAGTCCGCCGTCGAAGAGCAGCCTGCGCCGACTCCCCAACCTCCCGTGCCGCCTGCAGACGACGCAGGCGCTGCAACGCCGGCCGCCCCCGTGTGGCAGCCGCGCAGGTCGCCGATGCGCACCGCCGCAGGGCCGGCGGCAGGAGCCGAGACGCGGCAGAGAAGACGGAGCAGCGCGACCGTCCCCGCGACGGTCGCTGTCCTCGTTCTGGGCGCCGTCGCGGTCGCCTGGTGGCTGGGGACCTCGCGCAGCCCACAGCCCCCCGCCCGGACCGCCGGGCCCACCGGCGCAGGCGAACGCCCCGCGGCGGAGGTTCCCGTCGAGGTCGCGGGCGGCACCGGGCTCGATGCAGAGCCGGCGCCCGTCGGCGGGCAGGGGACGGAGGGCCAGCCTCCCGCCCCGGCGCCGCGCGAGACCGCCGCTGCGGTCCCCGCAGCGCCTCCGACGGCGGCCGGCCCAGGTGGTCCGTACGTCATCTTCGTGAGTTCGCACAGAAGCCAGAGCGCCGCTGAGGCGGACGCTGGAGCGCTCGCGGCCAGGGGGATCCCCTCCGCGGTGGTGCGCGCCGAGGTCGGCGACAGGGGAGCGTGGTACAGGGTCCGCGTGGCGGGGGGCTACCCGACGCTCGCGGCCGCCCGGGACGGGCTTGAGTCCGTCAGGCGTCTGGCCTACGAGGGCGCCTGGATCGAGCGCGCGCCGGAGAGCGACTGA
- the smc gene encoding chromosome segregation protein SMC, giving the protein MHLKKLEIFGFKSFAHKLTLEFGPGITGVVGPNGCGKTNVADAIRWVLGEQSPSELRGSSMADVIFNGTKQRRRLGMAEVTLTVDNSSGYLPTEYAEITIGRRVFRSGEGEYLLNRTPVRLRDVRDLFFDTGIGTRTYSLIERRMVDSVLSDSTGHRRFMFEEASGIMKYKVRLRSTLAKLESTESDMQRVSDIISEVEKQVRSLQRQLAQARRHRRYTDDLREIEVLLGRREHASWQAERSRSGARAAEVREALTARDEALGTCERTVAAMKRELRDKEGALGSLEQEAADLESRVRTLADSLLVARERRSATDQRANTLDSEIVDLRADLSLALGRAAALEDEIRGAVVALEERERGLAVRSERLAAAETEYRRLKELLDGQKLTRLEGLQSSAGTRGELESYRARLDDLTAEHAEIDGVRAEARAQLSAHESEIIGATSTGKDAADAAGRARSQANGAAAASDAARDHLLSARVRRTGLEGELAAARHKLAFLTEIHDGYGGFQDGVRSLLAERAHGIDGLVGSVADLLRVQDGMAAAIEAALAGAAEYVVVRDLATATRAMQHLAEGAAGRATFVPLSEISRFPVSRVPLGALAGVGVLGRALDFVTTAPEHERLAAFLLEGCVVTGSLDEALAQSAVPENADLVFVTVRGEMCSARGLLSGGRAGDEHAGLMRRAERLEAAQREVESLERALADARNGEAAAAAACERAQGDAKRAHEEAEASEARLWDAKRRTAELELAATGLSERVAGLVSRRETLAARVAEAKTEIESLARRLSQLSRGEDEIGEKVEELERRYQSAERERAKAVEEERQAGVGAAQAQAALERLRTEHAQLAEAGRAARAGIERKTAEREEQGRAMTELEERTGADGHALAELSSQKEAVERDRDAMREASRTLRQAIDRLEDEARESRATRDRLTREIHELEIRDTELRSRSEALRDRLREEYAVDVAELGDVPSAEGAPPFDETNAREEVDRLKARLRTMGPVNLLALDEYDEENKRLEFLKGQYEDLVRSKESLKEAIVKINATARQMFLDTFALIRTNFVATFQRLFEGGEADLRLLEPEDPLESAIEIVASPRGKRLGRLSLLSGGERALTAIALLFAIYLVKPSPFCILDEVDAPLDDANVERFIRMLREFSDRTQFVIITHNKTTMQAADRLYGITMEESGVSKVVSVRLDAARSEVVADEPVLEAA; this is encoded by the coding sequence GTGCACCTCAAGAAACTCGAGATCTTCGGGTTCAAGTCCTTCGCCCACAAGCTGACCCTGGAGTTCGGGCCCGGGATCACGGGCGTCGTCGGGCCGAACGGATGCGGCAAGACGAACGTCGCCGACGCGATCCGCTGGGTCCTCGGAGAGCAGAGCCCGTCCGAGCTCCGCGGCAGCAGCATGGCCGACGTCATCTTCAACGGGACGAAGCAGCGCAGGCGTCTCGGGATGGCCGAGGTCACGCTGACCGTGGACAACTCCTCAGGGTATCTCCCGACCGAGTACGCCGAGATCACCATCGGCAGGCGCGTGTTCCGCTCCGGCGAGGGTGAGTACCTGCTGAACAGGACCCCCGTGAGGCTGAGGGACGTGCGGGATCTCTTCTTCGACACCGGCATCGGAACGCGCACGTACTCCCTCATCGAGCGGCGCATGGTGGACTCGGTGCTCTCGGACTCCACGGGCCACCGCCGGTTCATGTTCGAGGAAGCCTCGGGCATCATGAAGTACAAGGTGCGGCTGCGCTCGACGCTCGCGAAGCTCGAGTCGACCGAGTCGGACATGCAGCGCGTCTCCGACATCATCTCCGAGGTCGAAAAGCAGGTGCGGTCGCTTCAGCGCCAGCTCGCGCAGGCGAGGAGGCACCGACGGTACACGGACGATCTCCGCGAGATCGAGGTCCTCCTGGGCCGACGGGAGCACGCGTCGTGGCAGGCGGAGCGGTCGCGCTCCGGCGCGCGCGCCGCGGAGGTGCGCGAGGCGCTTACGGCGCGCGACGAGGCGCTCGGCACGTGCGAGCGGACCGTGGCCGCGATGAAGAGGGAGCTCCGCGACAAGGAAGGGGCCCTCGGCAGCCTCGAGCAGGAAGCGGCCGACCTCGAGTCCAGGGTGAGAACGCTGGCCGACTCGCTTCTCGTCGCGCGGGAGCGGCGGAGCGCCACCGACCAGCGCGCGAACACGCTGGACAGCGAGATCGTGGACCTGAGAGCCGATCTCTCGCTCGCCCTCGGGCGCGCGGCGGCGCTCGAGGACGAGATCCGAGGCGCCGTGGTGGCTCTGGAGGAGCGGGAGCGCGGTCTGGCGGTGCGGTCTGAGCGCCTGGCCGCCGCGGAGACCGAGTACAGAAGGCTCAAGGAGCTTCTCGACGGCCAGAAGCTCACGCGTCTCGAGGGGCTCCAGAGCTCGGCGGGGACTCGGGGCGAGCTGGAGAGCTACCGGGCGCGCCTCGACGACCTCACCGCGGAGCATGCGGAGATCGACGGCGTGCGTGCCGAGGCGAGGGCGCAGCTGTCCGCGCACGAGAGCGAGATCATCGGCGCCACCTCGACGGGGAAGGATGCCGCGGATGCTGCCGGCCGCGCTCGTTCGCAGGCGAACGGCGCCGCCGCGGCGTCGGATGCGGCGCGGGATCACCTCCTCTCCGCGCGCGTCAGGCGCACGGGTCTCGAGGGCGAGCTCGCCGCGGCGCGCCACAAGCTGGCCTTCCTCACGGAGATCCACGACGGCTACGGCGGGTTCCAGGACGGCGTCCGGTCGCTCCTTGCGGAGCGGGCACACGGCATCGACGGGCTCGTCGGCTCGGTGGCCGATCTGCTGCGCGTACAGGACGGCATGGCGGCGGCCATCGAGGCGGCGCTCGCGGGCGCCGCGGAGTACGTCGTGGTGCGCGACCTCGCGACGGCGACGCGGGCCATGCAGCACCTTGCCGAGGGAGCCGCCGGGCGCGCGACGTTCGTACCGCTGTCCGAGATCTCCCGGTTCCCGGTCTCGCGCGTGCCGCTGGGTGCGCTCGCGGGCGTCGGTGTCCTCGGTCGCGCGCTGGACTTCGTCACGACCGCGCCGGAGCACGAGCGCCTCGCCGCGTTTCTGCTCGAGGGCTGCGTCGTGACCGGGAGTCTCGACGAGGCGCTCGCGCAGAGCGCCGTCCCCGAGAACGCAGATCTCGTCTTCGTGACGGTCCGCGGGGAGATGTGCTCCGCGCGAGGGCTCCTCTCCGGGGGCAGGGCGGGCGACGAGCATGCGGGGCTCATGCGGCGCGCGGAGAGGCTGGAGGCCGCGCAACGCGAGGTCGAGTCCCTCGAGCGGGCGCTCGCCGACGCGCGGAACGGCGAGGCCGCCGCGGCGGCCGCCTGCGAACGCGCGCAGGGCGACGCGAAGCGCGCCCACGAGGAGGCCGAGGCCTCCGAGGCGCGGCTCTGGGATGCCAAGCGCCGGACGGCGGAGCTTGAGCTCGCCGCCACCGGGCTGTCCGAGCGCGTGGCCGGGCTCGTGTCTCGCAGGGAGACACTGGCCGCCCGCGTCGCCGAGGCGAAGACCGAGATCGAGAGCCTCGCCCGCAGACTCTCCCAGCTGTCGAGGGGCGAGGACGAGATCGGGGAGAAGGTCGAGGAGCTGGAGCGGCGATATCAGAGCGCGGAGCGAGAGCGCGCGAAGGCCGTTGAGGAGGAGAGACAGGCGGGCGTCGGCGCGGCCCAGGCGCAGGCGGCCCTCGAACGGCTGAGAACGGAGCACGCGCAGCTCGCCGAAGCGGGCAGGGCCGCGCGCGCCGGCATCGAGCGGAAGACCGCCGAGCGCGAGGAACAGGGCCGCGCGATGACCGAGCTTGAGGAGCGGACCGGCGCGGACGGCCACGCCCTCGCGGAGCTGTCGTCTCAGAAGGAGGCGGTCGAGCGGGACCGCGACGCGATGCGCGAGGCCTCGCGCACGCTGCGTCAGGCGATCGACCGGCTCGAGGACGAGGCGAGGGAGTCCCGCGCGACGCGCGACCGGCTCACGAGGGAGATCCACGAGCTCGAGATCCGGGACACGGAGCTCCGCAGCCGCTCCGAGGCCCTGCGCGACCGGCTGAGGGAGGAGTACGCGGTCGACGTCGCGGAGCTGGGCGATGTTCCATCTGCGGAGGGCGCGCCGCCCTTCGACGAGACGAACGCGCGCGAGGAGGTCGATCGGCTGAAGGCCAGGCTCCGCACGATGGGGCCCGTCAACCTCCTCGCCCTCGACGAGTACGACGAGGAGAACAAGCGCCTGGAGTTCCTCAAGGGACAGTACGAGGATCTCGTGCGGTCGAAGGAGTCGCTCAAGGAGGCGATCGTCAAGATCAACGCGACCGCCAGGCAGATGTTCCTGGACACGTTCGCGCTCATCAGAACGAACTTCGTGGCGACCTTCCAGCGCCTGTTCGAGGGAGGCGAGGCCGACCTCAGGCTGCTGGAGCCTGAGGACCCGCTGGAGTCGGCCATCGAGATCGTCGCGAGCCCGCGCGGGAAGCGCCTGGGGCGGCTGAGCCTCCTCTCGGGGGGCGAGCGGGCGCTCACGGCGATCGCGCTCCTCTTCGCCATCTACCTCGTGAAGCCGTCGCCGTTCTGCATCCTCGACGAGGTGGACGCGCCCCTCGACGACGCGAACGTGGAGAGGTTCATCCGGATGCTCCGCGAGTTCTCCGACCGGACGCAGTTCGTCATCATCACGCACAACAAGACGACGATGCAGGCGGCCGACCGGCTCTACGGCATCACGATGGAGGAGTCGGGCGTCTCGAAGGTCGTCTCCGTGCGCCTGGACGCCGCCCGCAGCGAGGTCGTCGCCGATGAGCCGGTTCTCGAGGCTGCTTGA
- the ribD gene encoding bifunctional diaminohydroxyphosphoribosylaminopyrimidine deaminase/5-amino-6-(5-phosphoribosylamino)uracil reductase RibD, protein MMRRALDLAERGRGRTSPNPVVGAVIVRDGRVVGEGFHRRYGGPHAEVNALAEAGEAARGGTLYVTLEPCCVWGNTPPCTDAIRSSGIARVVVPMEDPNPHVSGRGIAELRRCGVSVEVGLLAGEAAAANAPYLKFRATGLPLITLKMALSLDGRTAAPEGAPRWLSCDASRERVHAMRAASDCVMIGVGTVLADDPRLTDRRPAAGERQPARLVLDSHLRTPPNCALVAETGAAPTIVACGEDAAAERRRELEARGAAVWPCRSETGRVDLRDVLRRAAAAGMISVLCEGGPTLATSLLSDNIADRVAFFVAPIVIGDEGAAALGRLGRPWWTGERALVDAAWSVVGDDVLLEANVSSAWRPSCSQGS, encoded by the coding sequence ATGATGCGAAGAGCGCTCGACCTCGCGGAGCGGGGGCGCGGGCGCACGAGCCCGAACCCGGTCGTGGGGGCCGTGATCGTCCGTGACGGGCGCGTCGTCGGTGAGGGGTTCCACCGACGCTACGGAGGCCCGCACGCCGAGGTCAACGCTCTCGCCGAGGCCGGCGAGGCCGCGCGGGGCGGCACGCTCTACGTGACCCTGGAGCCGTGCTGCGTGTGGGGCAACACGCCGCCCTGCACGGACGCGATCCGCTCCTCGGGCATCGCCAGGGTTGTCGTGCCCATGGAGGATCCGAACCCCCACGTGTCGGGCCGCGGGATCGCGGAGCTCAGACGATGCGGCGTGAGCGTCGAGGTCGGGCTCCTCGCCGGCGAGGCGGCCGCGGCGAACGCGCCGTATCTCAAGTTCCGGGCGACGGGCCTTCCGCTCATCACGCTCAAGATGGCGCTCTCGCTCGACGGGCGGACCGCGGCGCCCGAGGGCGCGCCGCGCTGGCTGTCGTGCGACGCCTCGCGCGAGCGCGTCCACGCCATGCGGGCGGCGTCCGACTGCGTGATGATCGGGGTGGGCACGGTGCTCGCCGACGACCCGCGCCTCACGGACCGAAGGCCCGCCGCGGGGGAACGGCAGCCGGCGCGTCTCGTGCTCGACTCGCATCTGCGAACGCCGCCGAACTGCGCGCTCGTCGCGGAGACCGGCGCGGCGCCGACGATCGTCGCGTGCGGCGAGGACGCGGCCGCGGAGCGGCGGCGCGAGCTCGAGGCCCGCGGCGCGGCGGTCTGGCCGTGCCGGTCCGAGACGGGCCGAGTCGATCTGCGCGATGTCCTGAGACGCGCGGCGGCGGCCGGCATGATCTCGGTGCTGTGCGAGGGAGGGCCCACGCTGGCGACGTCGCTCCTGTCCGACAACATCGCCGACCGCGTCGCCTTCTTCGTGGCGCCGATCGTCATCGGCGACGAGGGCGCCGCCGCGCTCGGCCGTCTGGGCAGGCCCTGGTGGACGGGCGAGCGGGCGCTGGTGGACGCCGCGTGGAGCGTCGTCGGCGACGACGTCCTGCTCGAGGCGAACGTCAGCTCGGCGTGGAGGCCGTCATGTTCACAGGGATCGTAG
- a CDS encoding peptidyl-prolyl cis-trans isomerase, translating into MQRKWHALVAAATAVACLLGGCGKKAEDTVVARVGGVSITQSDLAERLSELPDFAQRQFAGPMGSLELLNNMVDEEVLYQAARQAGYEKDPETVKLLEAMKRRSMIQAYYRNEIEGKTEVGEEDIAAYYDEHVELFHQRARIKFRHIMAATRDAAADARRRVLAGETFDDVARAVSTDARTKAAGGLMSSVHLGDALPDIGMDAAFIEKLFGWKIGETTDPLRSEKGWHVIRIEEKQEAGRKPLDEVRDLIAKNLKPAKTRERYESILEQLKAKYRVKVNEEVFKGAVPSEEALFTRAQQTTDVAQRLDAYLQIVMEYPDGQYADDAQFMIGFIQSEELRDYEAATNAFRRLLQNYPNSELGESARWMLENMGKEAPPFEEPGKSAKGR; encoded by the coding sequence ATGCAGCGGAAGTGGCATGCCCTTGTCGCCGCGGCGACCGCCGTCGCGTGTCTGCTCGGCGGATGCGGCAAGAAGGCGGAAGACACCGTGGTGGCCAGGGTCGGAGGCGTCAGCATCACACAGAGCGACCTCGCCGAGCGGCTCTCTGAGCTGCCTGACTTCGCCCAGCGCCAGTTCGCCGGCCCGATGGGAAGCCTCGAACTTCTGAACAACATGGTCGACGAAGAGGTGCTGTACCAGGCCGCGCGGCAGGCGGGGTACGAGAAGGACCCCGAGACCGTCAAGCTGCTGGAGGCCATGAAGCGGCGCTCGATGATCCAGGCCTACTATCGCAACGAGATCGAGGGCAAGACGGAGGTAGGCGAGGAGGACATCGCCGCGTACTACGACGAGCACGTCGAGCTCTTCCACCAGCGCGCGCGGATCAAGTTCCGCCACATCATGGCGGCCACGCGCGACGCCGCGGCGGATGCGCGACGCCGTGTCCTGGCCGGCGAGACCTTCGACGACGTCGCGCGCGCCGTGTCCACGGACGCGCGCACGAAGGCCGCCGGCGGGCTCATGAGCTCGGTGCATCTCGGCGACGCGCTGCCCGACATCGGCATGGATGCGGCGTTCATCGAGAAGCTCTTCGGCTGGAAGATCGGCGAGACGACGGACCCGCTTCGCTCCGAGAAGGGATGGCACGTCATCCGCATCGAGGAGAAGCAGGAAGCGGGCAGGAAGCCGCTGGACGAGGTTCGGGATCTCATCGCCAAGAACCTGAAGCCGGCGAAGACGCGTGAGCGCTATGAGAGCATCCTCGAGCAGCTGAAGGCCAAGTACCGGGTGAAGGTGAACGAGGAGGTCTTCAAGGGCGCTGTGCCGAGCGAGGAGGCCCTCTTCACGCGCGCCCAGCAGACGACCGACGTCGCCCAGAGGCTCGACGCCTATCTGCAGATCGTGATGGAGTATCCGGACGGCCAGTACGCCGACGACGCCCAGTTCATGATCGGGTTCATCCAGTCCGAGGAGCTCCGCGACTACGAAGCGGCGACGAACGCGTTCCGCCGCCTTCTGCAGAACTACCCGAACTCGGAGCTGGGCGAGTCAGCGAGATGGATGCTGGAGAACATGGGCAAGGAGGCGCCGCCCTTCGAGGAGCCGGGGAAGTCCGCCAAGGGGCGGTAG
- a CDS encoding L-seryl-tRNA(Sec) selenium transferase, which yields MNREDLLRALPSVDAAVKHLEQRGAASGCPRRMLVRAVRAAIERLRVDVMSGALDAEPPGAVRNAAIAAVETAAARAGSAEMVSVINATGVIIHTNLGRAPLPRAALEAISRTAAGYCDLEYDLGRGDRGSRDEAVKEALCELTGAEDALVVNNNAAAVMLALDTLARGREVVVSRSELIEIGGAFRLHEVFEKSGATLVEVGTTNRTRIEDFERAVRAQTAALMSAHWSNYAIVGFVDRVPLEELAALGARRGIPVIHDLGSGLLAPGDAVGLHGEASVAESLGGGVSLCTMSGDKLIGGPQAGIAVGSSALVRRMRANPLARALRPCKLTLAALQATLNLYLAERERDEIPVLRMLTASVDELEERARSIVRIAGPRCASALRIVDLESRVGGGAAPERVVASKGIEIATLANRAEAVATRMLHSDRPVVVRLHEGRVLVDLRTVLPSQDEALAACIAEAVNGNGA from the coding sequence ATGAACCGAGAGGACCTGCTCCGTGCCCTTCCCTCGGTGGACGCCGCGGTGAAGCACCTGGAGCAACGCGGGGCCGCCTCCGGGTGTCCTCGCCGGATGCTCGTCCGGGCGGTCCGCGCGGCCATCGAGCGCCTGCGCGTAGACGTGATGTCCGGCGCCCTGGACGCGGAGCCCCCCGGAGCGGTCCGGAACGCCGCCATCGCGGCCGTTGAGACCGCGGCAGCGCGGGCCGGCAGCGCGGAGATGGTGTCCGTCATCAACGCCACGGGCGTGATCATCCACACGAACCTCGGGAGGGCTCCGCTCCCGCGGGCGGCGCTGGAGGCGATCTCCCGAACCGCGGCCGGATACTGCGACCTCGAGTACGATCTCGGCCGCGGTGACAGAGGCTCTCGCGACGAGGCGGTCAAGGAGGCGCTCTGCGAGCTCACGGGAGCGGAGGACGCCCTCGTCGTCAACAACAACGCGGCCGCGGTGATGCTCGCCCTCGACACGCTGGCGCGCGGGCGCGAGGTCGTGGTCTCTCGCAGCGAGTTGATCGAGATCGGCGGAGCCTTCAGGCTTCACGAGGTCTTCGAGAAGAGCGGCGCGACGCTGGTCGAGGTCGGGACCACGAACCGCACCAGGATCGAGGACTTCGAGCGCGCCGTCAGAGCGCAGACCGCCGCCCTCATGTCGGCGCACTGGAGCAACTACGCGATCGTCGGGTTCGTCGACCGAGTGCCGCTCGAGGAGCTCGCGGCGCTCGGAGCGCGGCGCGGCATTCCCGTCATCCATGACCTCGGAAGCGGGCTCCTTGCACCGGGAGACGCGGTGGGGCTTCATGGCGAGGCGTCCGTGGCAGAGAGCCTGGGCGGCGGCGTGTCCCTGTGCACCATGAGCGGCGACAAGCTGATCGGCGGCCCGCAGGCAGGCATCGCCGTGGGATCCTCCGCGCTCGTGAGGCGCATGCGGGCGAACCCGCTGGCTCGCGCTCTGAGGCCGTGCAAGCTCACGCTCGCCGCGCTTCAGGCCACGCTGAACCTCTACCTTGCCGAGCGCGAGAGAGACGAGATCCCGGTCCTCCGGATGCTGACCGCGTCCGTGGACGAGCTCGAGGAGCGCGCCCGTTCGATCGTCCGGATCGCGGGGCCGCGATGCGCCTCGGCGCTCCGCATCGTGGACCTCGAGTCGCGGGTCGGAGGCGGCGCCGCGCCCGAGCGCGTTGTCGCAAGCAAGGGGATCGAGATCGCGACGCTCGCGAACCGCGCGGAGGCGGTCGCGACCAGGATGCTGCACTCGGACAGGCCCGTGGTCGTCCGCCTGCACGAGGGACGCGTCCTCGTGGACCTGAGGACGGTGCTCCCCTCGCAGGACGAGGCGCTGGCAGCCTGCATAGCGGAGGCGGTGAACGGCAATGGAGCATGA
- a CDS encoding 50S ribosomal protein L9, which translates to MKVILTQDVPRVGRQGDVVNVKPGFGRNFLIPAGKALPATPGNLSQLKVRIRVEETRAMKDRRAAEELAAKLNGMSCTIRAHADESDKLYGAVHERDIAAALEDQGVSVAPHTVALDEPIKMLGVYPVRLRLFADVAAEIRVWVIRD; encoded by the coding sequence ATGAAGGTCATTCTCACACAGGACGTGCCGCGGGTCGGTCGCCAGGGGGACGTCGTCAACGTCAAGCCGGGGTTCGGGCGCAACTTCCTGATCCCAGCGGGCAAGGCGCTGCCGGCGACGCCCGGGAACCTCTCGCAGCTCAAAGTGAGGATCAGGGTCGAAGAGACCCGCGCGATGAAGGACCGCAGGGCGGCCGAGGAGCTGGCGGCGAAGCTGAACGGCATGTCGTGCACCATCCGGGCGCACGCGGACGAGTCCGACAAGCTCTACGGGGCCGTGCACGAACGCGACATCGCGGCCGCTCTCGAGGACCAGGGGGTTTCGGTGGCGCCGCACACCGTCGCCCTCGACGAGCCCATCAAGATGCTCGGCGTCTATCCGGTCCGGCTTCGGCTGTTCGCCGATGTCGCGGCCGAGATCAGGGTGTGGGTCATCAGGGACTGA